Below is a genomic region from Miscanthus floridulus cultivar M001 chromosome 1, ASM1932011v1, whole genome shotgun sequence.
gataaccaacactttctttaggaagaGAGAGTCCCACTTAGTGACCTATAGGAGCGGACATTCCTCTAGTCAGATCGACTTTGTTCTTACAAGAAGGAGGGATAAACGCGCTTGCGTGGATTGTAAGGTGTTGCCAGGTGAATGCGTGGTTTCTCAGCACAAGCTagtggtggctgacttccgctttctggtACGAGCTCGTAGGGTTAAACAAGCCAAGATtgcaagaacaaagtggtggaaattagaaggggaggcatcaaaggtcttcAAGGAAAGAGTTATTAAAGAGGGCCCTTGGGAGGAcgaaggcgatgcaaacaacatgtgggagaagatggcaacatgcatTCGGAAGGTTAGGGGCAGAGGtacttggagtgaccaaaggaaGTGGATGCGACTTGAAAGACGcttggtggtggaacgaagaggtgcaaaaggctattaaggaaaagaaggaatGCTATAAGCGCTTGTACCAGGACCGGTGtgcagacaacatagagaagtacaaggtggcaaagaagactacaaaaCGAGCGGTGGGAGAGGCGAAGGGATGGGCTTACGAGGGTCTTTATCAACGTCCTgaatacgaaggaaggagagaaggacatctataggatggctagggctcgtgATAGAAAGAcgagggacttcaaccaagtcaagtgcattaaggatgagagggagcagctcttggtgaaggaggatgagatcagactatagatggcaagagtattttgataagcTGTTCAATGGGGAGAATGAGAACTCCACCGTTTGgttggacgactcgtttgatgacaccaataggcgctttgtgcgtaGGATCCAAGAGCAGGAGGTTAGAGAAgctttgaaaaggatgaaagtggGTAAAGCGATGGGACCTGATGGTATTCCGATCAAGGTGTGGAGGTGCCTCGAGGATTTAggtatagtatggctatcgaagatgttcaacaatatctatcgatcgaacaagatgccggAGGAgtagagaagaagcatattggtaccaatctacaagaacaagggagacaTCCAAAGTTGCACTAATTataggggaattaagttgatgagccacatgATGAAGCTGTGGGAGAGAGTTATAGAGCATCGACTGCGAGGAACGACGCGGGTATCTACGAACCAAttcggtttcatgcccggaaggtcaaccatagaagcaattTTCCTAATAAGACAAGTTACGGAGAGGTTCAGGGaacagaagaaggacctacacatggttttcattgacttggagaaggcttatgacaagataccaaggaatgttatgtggtgggcgttggacaaacataaagtcccaacgaagtatgttaccctcattaaggacatgtacaacaatgccaTGACTAGTGTCCGAACAaatgatggtaacacagattacttcccgattaaaataggacttcatcaagggtcagccttgagctcgtatctctttgccttggtaatggatgaagtGATGAGGGACAtccaaggggatatcccttggtgtatgctttttgcagacgatgtagtgctagttgatgaaagccaggcaggagtaaataggaaactagcgcTGTGGCGGCAGACCctagagtccaaaggttttagagtaAGTCGAACTAAAacagaatacatgagatgcgactttagcAACGCTGCACATGAGGAGGGAGAGGTGCGGTTGGAAGGTCAAGtggtgcctaagaaggataccttccgatatctaggatcgatgctacaaaaggatggagatattgatgcagaTGTTTGCCATaggatcaaagcagggtggatgaagtggcgccaagcatctggctttctttgtgacaagagggtaccacaaaagcttaaaggcaagttttatagaacgacgattagactcgctatgttgtatggagcagaatgttggcctacaaaaaggACGACATGTCCAACAActgagtgtcgcggaaatgcgtatgttacgctggatttgcggtcacacaaggatggaccgagttcggaatgatgatatacgtgatcgcctaggggtagcaccaatcgaagaaaagcttgtccaacatcggttgaggtggtttggccatgtccaaaggagaccttcagatgcaccagtgcattgtggagtcctaagtcgAGATACCAacgtgaggagaggtagaggaagaccgaaattgacatgggaggaggcaataaaaagagatctAAAAGGATGGGATATACGTAGAGATCTCTGTTTGGATAGGaatgcttggaaagcagctattaacGTGCCTGAATCGTGACcaggggctcatgttgggtttcaactctagcctacctcaacttgcttgggactaaaaggctttgttgttgttgttgttgttactgTTCCAGCACATGTTACTTTTGCATTACAGTATTCGGATAACAGATAACCTGCCAAAGACAGTAAACTTACTCTTTTGTTACATTTGAAGAAGGATGTGCAAGTTTTTGAGCAAACTCACCTAAAAGagaggacaaaaatcaagcttAAGTCTTGGGTGACAAAAAACTGCCTTTTTCCAAAGtattccctccgttccaaattataagttcttctagcttttctagatacataccaccctctgtcccaaattatagatcgttttggcttttctaggtacataggttttgttatgcacctagatatacgatatgtctagatacgtaataaaagttatgtatctagaaaagtcaaaacgacatATAAGTTTTTTTTAGATCATAAAAAAAGACATATAagttggaatggagggagtagctttTACTATGTTCAAGGTACGTAGCAAAagttatgtacctagaaaagccaaaatgacttacagtttgaacggagggagtacatattaCCAAGTATGATAAACTTACCATCATTTGTGACTATTATCAAACCAGACGTGGCAACATCAAGACGACCCACAGTAAACAAGCGTGGTTTTTGCTGCCCTGGTTGAATCTTGTTCTGTAAATATGCATAGAGATTTACCCAATACAGATTCATAGTCAGAAAAGGTTCAGCAATTTATCAATTCTTGTGAATTCCATTAACATCATTATAATATGAATGTTATGTGAGGCCCTGATATGGAACATACCCAGCCCTTCAAATAATCATTAAATAAGGAGACAACATACTTTGAGTCTTCGCCACATGAGCAAATGTACCTGTAGCACAGAAACAAAATTGATTAGATTGATGATTCCTTTTCTGTGATTCAAAAATATTTCACTGGAATACAAGATAATCATGGCATCATGATTAATGCACAGGTATGGTGTCAGAAATAACCTGAGTCCCAGGCTGAGCCAGTTCAAATATGCCTAAAGTCCCTTATGACTATGAACTATGATATTTCTATATACAGTTAAGTGAGCTTCCATGGACTTGTAGACCAAGAACCAGGGCTGAAACACATGAAGCCCAGGCCTTGGCTACACACCTACACCACTGATGATGTAGCACATAAGTCAAGTATGGAAAGCAAGACCAACCCCTTTGGCTTGTTAACAGCAAAATACAGCTTCGGAGGCAGCTTCTTGGAAATGCGATTCCCATTAACGTAGATAGAATCCTTTGAGATGTCAACTTTGGTCTGCACAAAATGAATTATTTTATCCTTTGATTTAACCACAGAAATGAAGTTTTGTTCATAGTATAATGCAATGGAAAAAGTTCGGTAAAAAATCAAGTCGTATAAAATGGTTCAAGTGTTCTTGGACCAAACAATTGTTGCTCTTAAGACCAACAGAGAGCAAATTTGGATGTGGCAACAACATTACTATGAAAGTAAAATATTATGGTACCAAAACAAGTATCTTCATGGAAGACAAAAACTCTGAGATTTCATACCTGAGGAGAAGTACAGACTGAACCATTGACAGTCACCTTCCCTTGGAAGATGAACTCCTCACTGGTCCTTCTTGATGCCACTCGGAAGAGTTGTCTAGTAAGCATCTTAACAGATACTGGTAATCAAAACCAAAAGTTTTGAAGAGTGAAGTGTTATATTTCTAGAGTTACTTGGAAGGAACTAAATAAAATCCAACCTCCACAATATTACAAATGACAAGTGGAAATAGCAACCCAAACTCCTAAAGGTATCAGGAGCAAACAAGCCAAGTATGCAATAGAAGCCGCCAATTTTGGGAGAGCTGTCTGATTCCAAAGGAGAACAACCTGGGTTTTTTAGTGTAGTTCATTTGGCCAAAAATGCTAGGTGCTAGTACAATCCAGGAGATATTCATAGTATCATACAAGCATGGTTATCTCCACAAACTAACAATAGCTGTTATACCACTAGAATCAAAAACCAAAAGCATCTGTCTTAACTAATCTGATCTAGGATAAGGAACGTTAAGCTATTACTACTTGATTCGAGGCTTGAGGTCAGAAATAGAGTAGGACAAGGACTACCTCCTGCGGCGGCAAGGACCTTGGCGAGCCGCTGCGGCTCCCGCTCCTTGATATTCTCATTGTAAAACCTTCTGGCCACCTTGGAGAACTTGGGCGGCGCGGTCGGGGCGGCCTTTTGGGCCTTGACGCTGGCATTGGAAGTAGCCGCAGCTGTGGCGGCGGCAACCGCGCCTTTTTGGCCCTTGAGGGTTTCCTTCTTGGCGGCCTTGTTGGCCTCCGCCTCCGCTAGAGCGATGGCTTGGAGCACGTCCGGCGGTGGGGAGGTGTTGAGGCGGGGCTTGCCGTTCTCTCCGCAGACGATCCACGGGATCAGCGGCTGCGCGGACGGGGCCTTTTTGGACGGGGTGGGCTCCGCGAAGGTGATGTTGAAATCCTGGGAGGCGGAGGTGAACGAGGTGGCGCGGAGGAGGAGGGGTGAGAGGCGGCGGCCTACGCGGAGCACGGAGGCGGGCCGGGAGAGGAAAGGGTGGAGGGAGACGGCAGCGGTGGCGAGGGCATGGGCAGGGGCGTGGGCGGGCGAGCGCTTCGCTGTTGCAAAGCTGCAGTCAGGATCGGATATCGCCGCGCTTGCGCCACGGAGAAGCTGGAGCTGAGAGCTGAGAGAGACCCAGACGAAAATGGGCAGCACAGAACTGGCCTGTAGGCTGCTGAGAAGAGGCCCGGTTCCATTCCGGTGCGGTCAGAACGgctaagggcgtgtttggttcacGAAAAGTTAGTTAGGTCACGTCGGATGTTACATGGATTATAGGGTGTTCGGACTAATAAAAAACTAAATTATAGATTTCGTGagtaatccgcgagacaaatttattaaggttaattaatctatcattagtatTTTTACTGTAGCAATTAGTGtgtaatcatggactaattaggtttaaaaaatcgtctcgtaaattagtctcaatctatatttttagtttcgtaaatagtctatatttaatacttcatacatgtgtccaaacattcgatttgataggactaaattttagtccggGGAACCAAACACAGCGTAAGCTTATCGGCTTTGGGCCTCTCGTACAAGGCTCCTTGTGGGCCGCCCCAGCCCAGTCCCAGTcctaaattcttttattttaagaaaaaagtcCATGTTACCTCCTCAACTTTCTCGAAAGTCCACTTTTTCTCTCTAAACTTTAAAACTGGGTaaaacacctccctcaacttATAAAATCATTCATCTTAACTCCCTAccccggttataagcggttttgaaaacggttttgtcttttttcttttttatttatttcggttcaacctttaaaaaatcatagtaaatcatagaaaatcataaaatggaaaatctaattttgttagactccacgtgagtagatctacacagtgaacatataatatggtatgttttaaTATAAATTTTTTATTGtagttttagatctatgtttttctataattaattcatagctgcagtttctatggtccaatcaTGGTGAATTTTTTATGGTGTGCTAATTATTTTATGCtcaaactatagtaaaaatttcatactcattggatcatgtataacttagttatagattttatttagatttatgcttgttaaatataaataaatctataactaagttatacattatccaatgagtatgaaatttttactactattcaatcatacaataattatctcaccataaaaatttcatcacaattggaccatagaaactacagctatgaattattttaATTAATTACAAAAAAACATAGATTTAAAGATACaataaaaactttgtactaaaataTATCATATTATAAAACGACATATAATTCCTGTTGCTCAAAAAAACGTAATATAATTCCTTTCTGTTTTCTTAAAAGAAGAAAGTGATTTGTCTTTAAAAAGCGACTCTTTTTAACAGGGTATTAAAAATAGTATTCAAGTAGCACCTTTCATCTTCTGGATTCACAGTAGCATTTGGATATCTGTTTTCTTTTAAACAAGATCGTAGATATATCCTCTTCATGAGATTAGGTCTAGGAAGTTTCAAAGTTTCTTTGCTCCGAGGGTGGGTTATTTCACTCTCTTGTAAAAATGTTACTTAGGGCATATTTGGAATTGCTCCCCaaactctgctccacaaactccatcGTAGAAAGCTCTATAACCTATTTAGGTGCTCTCATAACTCTACTTTTTTTTCTTGAGAAAAGAGCGTAGAGCTAAACTATTTGGCTAAAAAACATGAAGCAGGGCTAAAAAGTACGAAGTGGAGCAGTCCTAAACATCCCCTTTCATTTTATTAAATTTCCACGTACACAAAAAAAAAGATATATCCACTTAATGAAATATTTACGATGGTATAGTTGTGAAAACAATACATACATTACCAAAAATGTGTATTATATGAATCACagacttttttttgaaaaaagaaatCATGAAATTTGAAAAATCCAAGTACCTAAAAGTTTTATGTGAAAAAAGAGATGTTCAAAGTTATTATAGTCACATCACAACAAGTAAAACCAAACCGAACTAACTAATAGATGGGACAAAAGTAATTTAAGGCATGTTTGGTTTTCCTGGTGTTCGATTTTGGACGGCTAGGGTCGTGATCTCTGTCTTGAGATGGAGCTATCTAGGAGGGCTTTATCTAAACACGCCTTATGGCTCATTCGGTTCAGTCGATCTAGACCGGTAATGATTCCTATTGACCGAAGCTTATTGAAATTTTATAACGAATCCAGCCTAAAATATTTTCAAACAACCACCCCTTCAAACGAACGTGGCCTTAGGAGAAGTTAGAAATATACCCAAGTTTTTCACTTTTCagcccttttttcgaaagtttctcacaaatatgcccctggaggtatgatttcaaaatctagacccttagcttgGCGCCAGCATCGTTGGCGCCAAGATAACACGGTAAGGCGCCAGAACCTTTAGCGTGAAGCCCATTATACACGTGGACAACATTTGATGATGTGGCAGGGGTCTTGGCGCCAAGATCCATGGTGGCAtgcttggcgccaagatctatggcgccaagcCTGGAATATCTAAGTCGTTcgtcctctctctcttttcctctctctccctctcttctctctccccgTCGGTGACCGCCCACGCCACGCCCGGCCACGACCGCCCGCGCTCGCCCTCGCCCACGCCGCGCCGTGCGCGCGCCGCCCGGGCCCGTGCCCTGCTGCGTCGGCCGTGCCCGCGCCCTACCGCGCGGCCGCTCCTACCAGCGCCCGCACTCACGGCTCGCCTCACCGCCCCAGCGCCCTTACTCGCGGCTCACCCCGCCGCCCTAGCACCCGCGCCTGCGGTCGCGTCTCGCCGCGCCGCGCCCACGGCCGTAGCTCGCCCCGCGGACGCCGCTCCCACGCCCTCGCCCGCGCCTTCGTCGATCTCGTCCTTCGCGTCACCTGGACAGGTAAGATTTTGTAATATGCAATGTAGGTATAAATTTGATTTAGTTAGTaagatagatatagttagatagctagtgtacatagatatagttattagctagttagttgatttagttagtgagataaatatagttagataatTATAGTTAGATAGCCAGTGACAGTTATTTAGGATTTATGGTGTAGTTGGTTGGTATGTATTATTAGAGAGGTACTATATATATAGCCGCTACTTTGGACTAAATGGACTATGTTTGGATTTTTCTATGAAGTAATAGATGGaaaacctagtgaccatatatcatggaggcatcgtggaaagagatcgctatggatatgttgagtttgttgagatgcataacgtgcctgtgttattcaatgagaagccttcatttagtgagttggtttCAAGGGCTCGGGTGGAGctacattgccttggagatgatgatgatggcatcgaagttgagggtgtacttcacctaggttacCCTCCCAACATGCTAAGGAAGGTGATCCCAATTTGGTGTGCAGATCAATGGGAGAgatatgtgagatcggctatgaagagccagtttcaaagtttggacgtggttgtgcgtcgggtgttagtcgatcccatccctcatgggtttttcccaccaatgggtcagcaagCACACTTTGACCCTCCCATCGTGGAACCTAATGCGGacgtggaggttgcacctacggttccagATGCTCAATCTACCCCCCACGAGGCAGTTGGAGATGCTTttcagactcatgatgttgtggcaaATCCTCCTCATGGGATCCCTTTGACActgaatcatccgagtaagtgtcatATCCGCCTTGTCTTATCCGCCATGTCATTCTTTTCTCATTTTCtatacttatgttgcaggagataTTCCTAACAATGTGTATGTGCTTCCTGTTGCTACGCAAGtgcactgtggagatggattccgtggctctaATAGTATTGAAATTAttaatgattcggagccatatgagatggcgagggctcttgattctgatgatgatcggccgattggagagctgacagagagtgatgttgagatgatgaggcgtatctttcccgaccgccatgatccaagagttcacgagttcagcgatcttactCTTTCTGATTAGGcgtgtgcagaaggacgtgatgatgagctcctagaagctcatgaggtcggccctaacatggtaattgaggaagGCAGGGTATTCAATGACCTCCctacattgaagaggtggttgcagacgtttgtagtgatacgaaagagaccttacaaggtcttgcattcatatgcagaGCGCCATTACACTATTGTGTGTGAGAAGGAACGAtgtccatggagggtttgtgcaaggaagcaaaaggtcaccgaaaaatgaaagatcacaaaagttgtggggccacataattgtgctgaccatgtgctgacactgaagcatcgacagttgacatctaccctcatcgtcaagcggttgatgggaatattatagggagaacccaacatgaaggttaggacaattatcagaaCCGTTGAGgagttgtatggaggttatgtaataacttatggtaaagcttggagggctaagtagCGAGCGtgaaagatgatatatggggactaggaggatgggtatgagcagctaccagtacttttcaatgcaatcaaagcggttaatctaggcatgcattatgagtacatcccaaaaccaaatgcatggaaggatggtaggcagatattcttccatgctttctggtgcttcccttagtgtgtcgaggcctttaggcactgtcgtcctatcttctccattgatggtacgttcttgattggcaaataccagggcacactttttatagccatatcctgtgacgcgaacaacaagttggttcctttgacatttgttttggttgatcaggagaacaatgacagttggggatggttcttgaggctagtccagatacatgttgttgggcctagcagggaggttggtgtcatatctgataggcaccagggcatacttaatacCGTGCGAGAGTAGGTAGAGGAGTATGCACCTTTGCAcaatcgttggtgtactcggcaccttgccgagaatctactccgaaAGGATGgcgtgaaggataactttgacctattccaggaggctgctcgatagcttgaggacaagtactttcagaaaagttggagcaggtcagaaccacatTAAatacagaaggtagacaatggctcacaggtttgatgagggatttggacaAATGGACAAGAGCCCTcgacgccggtggatggaggtacgagtttcagtgcaacaacatggccgagtcattcaataagttgctattggggatccATGGTATGCCTGTGTGAAAGGAtcgagatgcccaagagggggggggggtaaattgggctaattcgaaattttcttgcaataatcaaatcctacggatagcccaattaaccccttgtgcctagaaaagtgtttctatcaaattaacgcacaaaagacttgcaacctatattccaaacttactatagcatggcaattctatgaatgtaaagacaagtattgaattgctcaaagtaaatacttaaagtaaatgctcaaagtaaatggagagaggaacgcggcgatgttttgccgaggtatcggagagtcgccactccccactagtcctcgttggagcacccatgcaagggtgtagctcccccttgatccgcgcaaggatcaagtactctctatgggttgattctttgacactccgtcacggcgaatcacccaaa
It encodes:
- the LOC136469395 gene encoding putative ribosomal large subunit pseudouridine synthase SVR1, chloroplastic, with product MEPGLFSAAYSSQLQLLRGASAAISDPDCSFATAKRSPAHAPAHALATAAVSLHPFLSRPASVLRVGRRLSPLLLRATSFTSASQDFNITFAEPTPSKKAPSAQPLIPWIVCGENGKPRLNTSPPPDVLQAIALAEAEANKAAKKETLKGQKGAVAAATAAATSNASVKAQKAAPTAPPKFSKVARRFYNENIKEREPQRLAKVLAAAGVASRRTSEEFIFQGKVTVNGSVCTSPQTKVDISKDSIYVNGNRISKKLPPKLYFAVNKPKGYICSCGEDSKYVVSLFNDYLKGWNKIQPGQQKPRLFTVGRLDVATSGLIIVTNDGEFAQKLAHPSSNVTKEYVVTIDGAVHKKHLIAISEGTKIDGVMCIPDLVEPLDAQSDTRKTRLRIVVHEGRNHEVRELVQNAGRQVYALKRVRIGRFRLPADLGIGKFVELKQADIKALEGNK